The Macaca nemestrina isolate mMacNem1 chromosome 1, mMacNem.hap1, whole genome shotgun sequence genome contains the following window.
ctccagcctggatgacagagtgagaccctgtctcaaaaaaataaaataaaataaaaaaagaataacaacgatttattggaaataataaaatctatgtttatattgtttatatttaaggCAGATAAACTATCACCACACTCAATGGAGCAAAGCACAAAAATGTTCTCAATGGACAAAATTCCAATTAGAGTCAATTGCTTCTTTAAACATACCTGTAAGTATCTTTAGGCTTCTTCAAGTGTTTCCATTGGTGTGGTTCCTGAAGGGGTGGGTGAATTAACAAGGCAATCACCCATTCCTTCATCTTAGTGCTGGAAATACACAGTATTGAATAGATAGACAAGGTCCGAGCTCTCTTGGTGTTCACAGTCAAGTGAGGAAATGTTCAATAATCACACAAATATCAATATGATTACAACTGTGCTAAGATTTATGAAGTACAGGGAGTTtgcaggggtgggggggtggaAGATGCTGACTTGGTCCCAAGTCCAGTGAAGACCTCCCTAAAGCAGTGAAATTCAGCTGAGGTCTGAAGCATGAGTTGCAGTTGGCCAGGTGAAAGTGGGGAGTGGagcctggtgaggtggctcacgcctgtaatcccagtactttgggagaccgaggcaggcagatcacaaggtcaggagttcgagatcagcctgaccaacatggtgaaacaccgtctctactaaaaatacaaaaactggccgggtgtgatggcacacgcctgtaatcccagctactcaggaggctgaggcaggagaatcgcttgaacctgggaggcagaggttgcagtgagccaaggtcgtgccgctgtgctccagcctggatgacagagtaagactccacctcaaaaaaaaaaaaaaaaaaaaggaaagtgcgGAGTAGGGAGTGGGTAGGGAAGAGCATTCAACGTGGCAGGATGGGTATTGTGGAGGCTCCCAGGCAGGAAATGTCTGGACAGGTTCGAAGGTCTGCCTGGGAAGTCCGTTCTGGCCAGAGCCTGATGCTAAGGTGGCATGAGGTGAGGGTGGAGTGGCAGCTGGAGGTCAGGGCAAGGGCCATCTGGTAAGCTTATTTCCGTTCCTGGAAACCACCAAGCTCTTGCCTCAGTTTTGGACCCATGCAGagttctctgcctggaatgttctgcCCTTGTTCCTCCTTCAGGCCTCAACTGAAACGTCACGTCCTTTCTAAGTAGTTCTCTTTTTGTTCTCCATATCCGCACTGTCCCCcaccctttattttattttattttatttttgagacagagtcttgctctgtcgcccaggctggagtgcaatggcacaatataggctcactgcaacctctgcctcccaagttcaagcgattctcctgtctcagcctcccgagtaactgggattacaggttcccgccaccatgcccggctaattttttgtattttagtagacacagggtttcaccgtgttgcccaggctggtctccaactcctgagctcaggcaatccacccacctcggcctcccaaagtgctaggattacaggcgtgagccaccgcagccggccCAATCAGCActcctttttatttgtataacAACGGTGTTTGTTTAAATTGCTTTTGTCTGTCTACCCCAAGAGATGTAAGTTCTCTGAGGGCAGGGCCCCCTTGCTGGGTGTTCGCCCTATAGCTCCTGTGCTTAGCCGTGTGCCTTACATGCTCAGAAATATTTGTTGGACAGATGTAAGAAAGAACAGAGCTGGGTCTGAGATCCTGGCACCATTccttaatagctgtgtgaccttgcacAAGTCATATAACCACCCTGTAGTCAGTTTCCTAGTCTGTAACATGGGATTTTACTTTCTATGGCAAAGTGCTTGTGTGAGACTCAAATGAGGCAGTACATGTGGAAGCACCTAGCAGAGTACCTGGCTCCAAAGAAGGTGCTCCAAGTATTGTCCTCCTTgtgtctcactcttttttttttctgagacaaggtctcaccccatcatccaggctggaacatcagtggcacaatctctgctcactgcaacctctgcctcctgggctcaagcgatccttccacttcagcctcccaagtagctacgactacaggcaagcagcaccatgcctggctaatttttttttttttttttgagatgaagtctcactctgtcgcccagtctggagtgcagtggcgtgatctcggctccctgcaacctctgcctcctggattcaagcgattctcctgcctcagcctcctgagtggctgggactacagggacccaccaccacgcccagctgatttttgtgtttttagtagagacggggtttcaccatattggccaggctggtctcgaactcctgaccttatgatctgcctgcctcggcctcccaaaatgctgggattacaggtgtgagccaccgcgcccggcctgtatttttttttttttttttctgtagagacagagtttcactatgttgcccagcctggtctcaaactcctgggctcaagcatccgTCTgctccccaaagtgttgggattacaggcgtgagccaccgcacctggcctattgtgCTCTTTTTACTACACTATTAGATATGATGAGCTGGACCTTGCTTAGTCCCAGCTGAGTTCTTGCTTCCCATCCTCCTCCCTGCCTGCTGCTTCCCTGAGTCATGCCCACTGCAGCGTAAACAACAGGGCAGTTAGTTCCTAGCAGCTTGCAATGACAGTAATAGTGGAAAGAACAAGAGGGAAGGGaacaactgttttgttttgtttgacatggtgtcttgctatgttgtctaggctggtctcaaactctgagggtcaagtgatccttctgcctcagtcccctgagtagctgagactacaggtgtgcaccaccatgtctggctaattgttttgtgttttatttttttagagacgggggtctcgccgtgttgcccagactggtcttgaactcctgggctcactcgatcctctcacctcagcctcccaaatgcttggattacaggcatgagccaatgtgcatGTCCTTACAttgtattttcagaattttaaattattaagacAATAAGTGccctttaaaaattcaaacaaacacataaaagtaTAAAGCAAATAAACTTCCCACTAAGctacctcaccctcccagagGCTACTTACCACTGTCAACTGTTTGAGGTGTATCCTTCTAGATCTTCTGTTCAAATACACATGTATAACTGGGTCATACCAAACATTTTCtgcaacttttttgttttgtttttatttttatttattacttatttatttttttgagacagagtcttgctcttgttgcccagactggagtgcagtggcacgatctcagctcactgcaacctccacctcctgggttcaagcaattctcctgcctcagcctcccaagtagctgggattacaggtgcgcaccaccatgcccaactaatttttgtatttttagtagagacagggtttctaaatgttggccaggctggtctcaaactcctgacctcaggatatccacctgcctcggcctcccaaagtgctaggattacaggtgcgagccaccacagccagccagttttgttttgtttttaattaacacTGTTATCCAAGGACACTTTTCCAAATCAACAGTCAGATCTAACACATCCTTTTAAATGATGGCTACTATTTTATTCTCTGGGTGACCCcaatattatatttctatattttccagACTTTTGATGagcacataatttttttttttttttttgagactgagtctaactctgtcatccaagctggagtgcagtggcacaatctctgctcactgaaacctccacctccatggttcaaatgattctgctgcctcagcctcccaagtagctgagactacaaggctcatgccaccatgcccggctaattttttgtatttttagtagagagggggtttcaccgtgttagccaggatggtctccatctcctgacctcgtcatccgcccgcctgggcctcccaaagtgctgagattataggtgtgagacaccacacccgacctaaattattttaaaatatagggcGTTTTAccatgaaaatttttatttaaaatctcattgatagaaaaatattcaaattttatcagaaaaataaaatttttataatatacatttatgtatatttatcacTAGAAACAGATTATCTAAAGTTTTAAGTCAAAATAAGCCAGAGAAGACAaagttatatttcattttattttttacttttttattttaatttttttgagacagagtctcactcagtcgcccaggctggaatgcagtggcagaatctcagcttactgcaacctcccgctcctggtgattctcctgcctcagcctcctgagtagctgggactacaggctcgcaccatcacacccagctaatttttgtatttttagtagagacagggttttaccatgttagtcaggctggtctcgaactcctgagctcaagcaatctgccagcctcggcctccaaagtgctgggattacaggtgagaggcACCACGTCTGACCATGCAGtgttttttttctacaaaaaataatggtGTGTTTTTACAATGAGTAGCACCTGATAGTCAATACAATCAATGGcagttctgtttctcttcttttattccattttaaaatataactggctgggcgcggtggctcatgcctataatccaagtacttcgggaggccgaggtgggcagatcgcctgagatcaggagttcgagaccagcctgaccaacatggtgaaacccctgtctgtactaaaacacaaaaatcagctgggtgtggtgttgtaTGCCTGttgtcgcagctactcaggaggcggaggcaagagaattgcttaaacttgggaggcggaggtggtagtgagccaagatcatgctactgtactccagcctgagtgacaaagtgaaactctgtctccaaaaaaagaaagaaagaaagaaaaacaaaaacaaaaataaaaaacactgtcAATTAATTGAAAGATGCcatcaattttagaattttaaaaatgtgtaaaataggAGTGTCTCAGTCCATTAGTGTTGACACTAATTTATAAAGCCCAAGAAATTTATCTctgggcaggcgtggtggctcatacctgtaatcccagcgccttgggaggctgaggcgggagaagtgtttgaggccaggagttccagaccagcatgggcaacatagcaaaaccccttccctacaaaaaatacaaaaattagctaggtgtggtgtcacacacatacctgtagtcccagctactcaggaggctgaggtgggaagattgcttgagcccaggaggttgaggctgcagtgagctgtgattgcaccgctgcactctagcctaagtgacagagcaagaccttgtctataaaaagcaaaaaacaaagaaaagaggagaaaaaaggaaaataagtgtatttctcacagttctagaggatGTTCacgatcaaggcaccagcaggtttAGTGTCTGATGCCTGGttatctgcttccaagatggcaccttgaaaGCTGTtatctcacatggcaaaagggatgGAAAGACAAAAAGGGCAAGATTAAGCGCGTTCTTCAAACTTGAGCCCCTTTttacagaattattatttttgtgtgtgtgagacagggtctcactttgtcacccaggcaggagtgcagtggcacaatcactggctcacttcaaccttgacctccctgggcaaCCTGGAGCCCTTTTCTAAATGTGCTAATCCCATTCCACCCTGAGTTAATCACCTTCCATAGGCCACACCTCTGCACTGGGGATTAAGATTCAacctgaggccgggtgcggtggctcacacctgtaatcccagcactttgggaggccgaggcgggcggatcacttgaggttgggagttcaagaccagcctgaccaacatggagaaaccccatctctactaaaaatgcaaaactagctgggcatggtggtacatacctgtaatcccagctacttgggaggctgaggcaggaggatcgcttgaccctgggaggcagaagttgcagtgaaccgagatcacaccactgcactccagcctgggcaacaaaagcgaagctccatctaaaaaaaaaaaaagattcaacatGAACTTCAGAGGGGACATCATCACTCTAACCATGGCAAGGAGTCTTGGAATTGATGAAATAGAACAGTCCCTTCTTGTCCCTTTATTAACCAGAATTTTTGTGTGATCTTCCAGGAACCACCAGGACCAGCTGATCATTCTAGCCCACAGCAATGGAGCCACATGACTCCTCCCACGTGGACTCTGAGTTCCGATACACCCTCTTCCCGATTGTTTACAGCATCATCTTTGTGCTTGGGGTCATTGCTAATAGCTACGTGCTGTGGGTCTTTGCCCGCCTGTACCCTTCCAAGAAATTCAATGAGATAAAGATCTTCATGGTGAACCTCACCATGGCGGACATGCTCTTCTTGATCACCCTGCCACTGTGGATTGTGTACTACCAAAACGGGGGCAACTGGATACTCCCCAAATTCCTGTGCAACCTGGCTGGCTGCCTCTTCTTCATCAACACCTACTGCTCTGTGGCCTTCCTAGGTGTCATCACTTATAACCGCTTCCAGGCAGTAACTCGCCCCATCAAGACTGCTCAGGCCAATACCCGCAAGCGTGGCATCTCTTTGTCTCTGGTCATCTGGGTGGCCATTGTGGGTGCTGCATCCTACTTCTTCATCCTGGACTCCACCAACACAGTGCCCAACAGTGCTGGCTCAGGAAACATCACCCGCTGCTTTGAGCATTACGAGAAGGGCAGCGTGCCAGTCCTCATCATCCACATCTTCATTGtgttcagtttcttcctggtctTCCTCATCATCCTCTTCTGCAACCTGGTCATCATCCGTACCTTGCTCACGCAGCCGGTGCAGCAGCAGCGCAACGCTGAAGTCAAGCGCCGGGCGCTGTGGATGGTGTGCACGGTCTTGGCGGTGTTCATCATCTGCTTCGTGCCACACCACATGGTGCAGCTGCCCTGGACCCTTGCTGAGCTGGGTTTCCAGAACAGCAAATTCCACCAGGCTATTAACGATGCACATCAGGTCACCCTCTGCCTCCTTAGCACCAACTGTGTCTTAGACCCTGTTATCTACTGTTTCCTCACCAAGAAGTTCCGCAAGCACCTCACTGAAAAGTTCTACAGCATGCGCAGTAGCCGGAAATGCTCCCGGGCCACCACGGATACGGTCACTGAAGTGGTTGTGCCATTCAACCAGATCCCTGTCAATTCCCTCAAAAATTAGTCCCTGCTTGTTGGTGCCAGGCCTGAAGTCTTCTCCTCCGTGGACATCATGGACTGAGCTGGGGGAAGAAGGGATATCTGCTGTGGTCTGGGCACCACCTCCGTGGGCACTGGTGGGCCATTAGATTTGGAGGCTACCTCACCTGGGCAGGGATGATGGCAGAGCCAGACTGTTGGAAAATCCAGAACTCAAATGAGTCCCTTCATCTGCCTGTGGGTGCATGCTACAGCAACTGTGACTGGTGACCTCATCCTGAGTCCCTTAATCTTATAGGGCTGGAAGGAATGTCAGGGCCAGGTGCAGACCTTGGGGGAAGACTTTAAACCACCTAGTTCTCCCCGATGGGGTGTTGGTCTAAAGCTTtggggggccaggcgcagtggctcacacctgtaatcccagcactttgggaggccgaggtgggcagatcatgaggtcgagagatcgagaccatcctggccagcattgtaaaaccccgtctctactaaaaaatacaaaaattagctgggcttggtggctcaggaggctgaggcaggagaatcacttgaacctgggaggcagaggttgcagtgagcctagatttcaccattgcactctagcctggcaacaga
Protein-coding sequences here:
- the LOC105494558 gene encoding platelet-activating factor receptor, giving the protein MEPHDSSHVDSEFRYTLFPIVYSIIFVLGVIANSYVLWVFARLYPSKKFNEIKIFMVNLTMADMLFLITLPLWIVYYQNGGNWILPKFLCNLAGCLFFINTYCSVAFLGVITYNRFQAVTRPIKTAQANTRKRGISLSLVIWVAIVGAASYFFILDSTNTVPNSAGSGNITRCFEHYEKGSVPVLIIHIFIVFSFFLVFLIILFCNLVIIRTLLTQPVQQQRNAEVKRRALWMVCTVLAVFIICFVPHHMVQLPWTLAELGFQNSKFHQAINDAHQVTLCLLSTNCVLDPVIYCFLTKKFRKHLTEKFYSMRSSRKCSRATTDTVTEVVVPFNQIPVNSLKN